One region of Solanum pennellii chromosome 6, SPENNV200 genomic DNA includes:
- the LOC107021719 gene encoding zinc finger CCCH domain-containing protein 62-like isoform X1, with amino-acid sequence MGSAEQPYDVSESDSDYDSDDSQDDPIFDLLEETQSSLSKLSIKKQKSMDIMSARRNVSKALEDCVEEEKDLEEVVIVPELDEKDKKSYETVQKIIKAGQIEKLKVEQCKVYLRKHGLRLTGTKDTLIQRIKEHTDILDGRGEEKYPPSSFVLNCKGDACTGDVVMFEQNVYEMFSIASRSATGPPCGTRIVAGRIVKESYGAKKQQHTFTVEVLWSKGEKPLPPLHPLLIKGRNLYRLKTLRQKWDDEAERQKILSEKHARGSVARSSRETRVEEKEMRKMRRENRVSTDYKEKKTVAEGKGKQLHSRSMNSLNKNDQPQVEVVYNSQKDEQKQFRNYTNVVIQENVYPRENRPEERPNQRQPLTNVNLNDPSSNREKHNSNMHRHNSNTHMPMWRGSSYGGNTYYYNIPTWRGYSDGSYNNCNTSRSPLEGHSHMYTGGHGHSQNMNYKSPQRTDNWQARNGKRPTQGQREEQKKLCHFYAQGRCYYGLSCKYLHDSVGI; translated from the exons ATGGGTTCAGCAGAGCAGCCGTACGATGTATCGGAAAGTGATAGCGACTACGATTCCGATGATTCTCAAGATGATCCAATTTTTGATCTTCTTGAGGAGACACAATCCTCACTTTCGAAACTCTCAATCAAAAAACAGAAATCTATGGATATTATGTCTGCCAG GCGGAATGTTTCTAAGGCTTTGGAAGATTGCGTTGAGGAAGAGAAGGATCTGGAGGAGGTAGTGATAGTACCAGAGCTTGATGAGAAGGATAAAAAAAGCTATGAAACTGTTCAGAAGATAATCAAAG CTGGTCAGATTGAGAAACTGAAAGTGGAGCAATGCAAGGTTTACCTAAGGAAACATGGGCTGAGATTGACGGGTACCAAAGATACACTTATCCAGCGCATCAAAGAGCACACCGA CATCCTCGATGGTCGTGGAGAGGAAAAGTATCCCCCATCTAGTTTTGTATTGAACTGCAAAG GGGACGCGTGCACTGGGGATGTTGTTATGTTTGAACaaaatgtatatgaaat GTTCAGCATTGCATCCAGGAGTGCTACTGGCCCTCCCTGTGGGACAAGAATAGTAGCAGGGCGTATTGTGAAAGAGAGCTATGGTGCTAAAAAGCAGCAACATACCTTTACG GTTGAGGTATTGTGGAGTAAAGGGGAAAAACCGCTGCCTCCACTGCATCCTCTCCTCATTAAGGGTAGAAACCTCTATAGATTAAAAACATTGCGACAG AAATGGGACGATGAAGCAGAACGGCAGAAAATTTTATCAGAAAAGCATGCCAGAGGTTCTGTTGCTCGGTCTAGCAGGGAAACACGTGTCGAAGAGAAGGAAATGCGAAAGATGCGAAGGGAAAATAG GGTAAGCACAGATTACAAGGAGAAGAAAACAGTAGCTGAGGGTAAAGGGAAACAGCTGCATTCTCGCTCAATGAACTCCTTAAACAAGAATGATCAGCCTCAGGTAGAAGTGGTGTACAACAGCCAAAAAGATGAACAAAAGCAATTCAGAAATTATACAAATGTCGTAATACAGGAAAATGTCTACCCTAGAGAAAACAGACCAGAAGAAAGGCCTAATCAGAGACAGCCTTTGACTAATGTGAACCTGAATGATCCTAGTTCTAACAGGGAGAAGCATAACTCAAATATGCATAGGCATAACTCGAATACGCATATGCCAATGTGGAGGGGCTCTAGCTATGGAGGTAACACATACTATTATAACATTCCAACATGGAGGGGCTATAGCGATGGAAGTTACAACAACTGCAATACTAGTAGAAGTCCATTAGAAGGACATAGTCATATGTATACAGGAGGTCATGGTCATTCACAAAATATGAACTATAAATCTCCACAAAGAACTGATAATTGGCAAGCAAGGAATGGAAAGCGTCCAACTCAAGGACAGCGCGAGGAACAAAAGAAGCTTTGCCACTTTTATGCTCAAGGAAGATGCTACTATGGGCTAAGTTGCAAGTACTTGCATGATTCTGTAGGTATTTAA
- the LOC107021719 gene encoding zinc finger CCCH domain-containing protein 62-like isoform X2 — protein MGSAEQPYDVSESDSDYDSDDSQDDPIFDLLEETQSSLSKLSIKKQKSMDIMSARRNVSKALEDCVEEEKDLEEVVIVPELDEKDKKSYETVQKIIKAGQIEKLKVEQCKVYLRKHGLRLTGTKDTLIQRIKEHTDILDGRGEEKYPPSSFVLNCKGDACTGDVVMFEQNVYEMFSIASRSATGPPCGTRIVAGRIVKESYGAKKQQHTFTKWDDEAERQKILSEKHARGSVARSSRETRVEEKEMRKMRRENRVSTDYKEKKTVAEGKGKQLHSRSMNSLNKNDQPQVEVVYNSQKDEQKQFRNYTNVVIQENVYPRENRPEERPNQRQPLTNVNLNDPSSNREKHNSNMHRHNSNTHMPMWRGSSYGGNTYYYNIPTWRGYSDGSYNNCNTSRSPLEGHSHMYTGGHGHSQNMNYKSPQRTDNWQARNGKRPTQGQREEQKKLCHFYAQGRCYYGLSCKYLHDSVGI, from the exons ATGGGTTCAGCAGAGCAGCCGTACGATGTATCGGAAAGTGATAGCGACTACGATTCCGATGATTCTCAAGATGATCCAATTTTTGATCTTCTTGAGGAGACACAATCCTCACTTTCGAAACTCTCAATCAAAAAACAGAAATCTATGGATATTATGTCTGCCAG GCGGAATGTTTCTAAGGCTTTGGAAGATTGCGTTGAGGAAGAGAAGGATCTGGAGGAGGTAGTGATAGTACCAGAGCTTGATGAGAAGGATAAAAAAAGCTATGAAACTGTTCAGAAGATAATCAAAG CTGGTCAGATTGAGAAACTGAAAGTGGAGCAATGCAAGGTTTACCTAAGGAAACATGGGCTGAGATTGACGGGTACCAAAGATACACTTATCCAGCGCATCAAAGAGCACACCGA CATCCTCGATGGTCGTGGAGAGGAAAAGTATCCCCCATCTAGTTTTGTATTGAACTGCAAAG GGGACGCGTGCACTGGGGATGTTGTTATGTTTGAACaaaatgtatatgaaat GTTCAGCATTGCATCCAGGAGTGCTACTGGCCCTCCCTGTGGGACAAGAATAGTAGCAGGGCGTATTGTGAAAGAGAGCTATGGTGCTAAAAAGCAGCAACATACCTTTACG AAATGGGACGATGAAGCAGAACGGCAGAAAATTTTATCAGAAAAGCATGCCAGAGGTTCTGTTGCTCGGTCTAGCAGGGAAACACGTGTCGAAGAGAAGGAAATGCGAAAGATGCGAAGGGAAAATAG GGTAAGCACAGATTACAAGGAGAAGAAAACAGTAGCTGAGGGTAAAGGGAAACAGCTGCATTCTCGCTCAATGAACTCCTTAAACAAGAATGATCAGCCTCAGGTAGAAGTGGTGTACAACAGCCAAAAAGATGAACAAAAGCAATTCAGAAATTATACAAATGTCGTAATACAGGAAAATGTCTACCCTAGAGAAAACAGACCAGAAGAAAGGCCTAATCAGAGACAGCCTTTGACTAATGTGAACCTGAATGATCCTAGTTCTAACAGGGAGAAGCATAACTCAAATATGCATAGGCATAACTCGAATACGCATATGCCAATGTGGAGGGGCTCTAGCTATGGAGGTAACACATACTATTATAACATTCCAACATGGAGGGGCTATAGCGATGGAAGTTACAACAACTGCAATACTAGTAGAAGTCCATTAGAAGGACATAGTCATATGTATACAGGAGGTCATGGTCATTCACAAAATATGAACTATAAATCTCCACAAAGAACTGATAATTGGCAAGCAAGGAATGGAAAGCGTCCAACTCAAGGACAGCGCGAGGAACAAAAGAAGCTTTGCCACTTTTATGCTCAAGGAAGATGCTACTATGGGCTAAGTTGCAAGTACTTGCATGATTCTGTAGGTATTTAA